The segment GAGGGAGGAGGCGCGGCTGTGTCCCGGGGGTCTGGGGACAGTGCTGTCCCCAGGtgagggctggggcagccagaCCACCCCcctggggtggtgctgggggccCGATCCTGCACGGGGAAGGGTGCTCAGGCTGATGTGTGGCCTCAGCCCCCCGGGAGCTGTGGGTGGGTGGCTCCAGATGTGGAGCTGCACAGCTGGGGAGAGAGCCAGGAAGTGTGGGGGGAAGCTGGGTCCTCCCGGAGCATCCATCCCACCCCCGAGCATCCATCCTGCCTTGGAACAACCCCCATCCTGCCCTGGAACAATCCTCCTTCTCCCATGCATTTGTTCTGCCCCAGAACACCCATCCCACCATCCGAGCATCCATCCCATCCTAGAACATCCATCCTATCCTAGAGCATTCATTCCACCTTGGAGAATCTACCCATCCTGCCCTTGAGCACCCCTCCATtgatccatccatccatccatcccacctCAGAGCATCCATCCCACAGCCACCACTGCCCCCCAACCCCCTGTGTCTCCCAGTACCTTTCTGGGGCTAAACCCAGACTGTTTGGGTCAttcccctccccaaaacccctctcCAACCCCAGACAATCCGTTCCTCCCCCAGCCAGGGTCACTCCTTGATGAACTGGGTGAGGCCACggggcagcaggatgggggGAGGGTCCTTGCACCCCTTATCCCCACGGGATCCCCCAGAACGGGTTGAGATATGAGTCCTGATCCATGTCATGGCTCTGGTACCATCCAGACACAGCTGCAAGGGTTGGGAATGGTGGGATAGGACACCTTGGCACCAACATTTTGCTGTGGACAACTCAACGTCGCCATTTTTCTGCAGCGAGTTGTCCCgtgctgggaggggaggtggcACATGCCAGGACTTACTGTGTTTAGGAGTAAGCCAGGCCCTGGAGCGGCCGTGATGGCGTGTGGAATTTATCTGAGTCCTCAAAAACTGGgtctggggtgggagggaaagaaagagagtgaggaggagtgggggggatgtggggagtGGTGGGTATGGGGTCTgcaaaggggagaggagggtCTGCAAATTAGGGTCTGCAAAGGGGAATTAGGGATCGATTTGGGAATCGAGCCCCTAACTTCCCTTCGCCCCCTTTGCGAATTGGGGTTGGGGCTCCCCACCTTTGTCCCCAAGAGTGTCAGCAGTGTCCCCACCTTGCAGGGCGCTGGGACAGGCGGGTGAGGGGGAGCTCTGGGGCCGGACGACAGGGGCGAAGGCGCTTTTCTGCTTGACGGCCGAGATCATGTTGacaggggagaaggagaagccCGCCCCGGGGGTGGGGACATTGGTGCCCACCGGGAGGGTGACAGAGGAGGCGGCGAGCGGGGGGCTGGCGGGCACgactgggaagggaaggggtagAAAGAGacaggggacagagctggggacaaTAGGATATGGCCCCCCGGGTGGGGTGGCACcgcaccctggggacaccctgagaGGACGTTGCTGTGTCCCCACTCTGTCCTTGTGACTGGCAGTGGCTTTGGGGACACACCGGAGCTGACACATGGCTCGGGGGACACCCAAACGCTGACACGTGGCTCTGGAGACTCTGGGACTGGCACATGGCTTAGAGGACACCCAAGGGACAGCTTCATAGTGTTGGTGACACTTCGGGGCAGGTACAtggcactggggacaccccGGGGCTGGCACACGGTGTTGGGGACACCATGGATCTGGTACATGGCTTTGGGGACACCCTGAGCGCGGTATCTGGTGCTGGGGATAGTTTTGGGGACACCCTGGGTCTGGTATGTGGCTTTAGGGACATCCTGGGACCGGCACATGACATTGGGGACACCCCGGGGGCAGGTTCACGGTGCTGGGGACCCCCCGGGGTCCCCAACTCACTGGCGTAGGGGGAGGTGGCGGTGGAGCCGTTGAGGAAGCTGGGGGAGCCGGGCACCCCCAGCCCGGCCATGGTGCCCCCCCCGTAGCCGCCGATGCCCGACGCCCCCCCGTAGCCGCCGGGCTGGGGGGTGGAGCCGGGACCCCCGTATCCCCGCGGGGAGACGCTGCCCGTGCTGCGGGGATACCCTGcgggggagaggggacagggctggcacCGGGCGGGCAGGGGGTGACAGCCCCGACCCCCACCACCCGTCTCACCCACCTTGCTCGGCGCCCTGCGGCGAGTCGCCCATGTTGGTGGCCAGTTGGCTACCGAAGGAGTTGGCCCCCATCATGGCGGGGGGGGCGGGGTTGCGGGGGACGCTGTAGAGCGCCTCGGCGATGTCTGCTGCGCGCTTCAGGATCAGCTCCTGGCGTCGGGGACAGCGAGGTGACACCCGGCCTGTGCCGGGCGGCTGAGACCACCCCGACTCCTGTGAcctcccagtgtccccaggaggggctgggggtgcagggtggGGGTCCGGGGGGTGtttgggggtggagggggcCGCAGTACCTGGTTGCTGTGCTGCATCCCGTACAAAGCCTCCACCAGGTCGGCCGCACGCTtcagcagcacctcctgggcCAGACACCATGACCCCCCCATTGCCACCTCAGtgtccccccatgtccctgtccgagtcccccagtgtcccccctgTAACTCCCAaactccccccccctcccactgGTCCTCCCATGGTCCATGACACCCCTGTACTCCCCCTTGGCCCCCCCATGACTCTCCCTGCATCCTCCACCTCACCCCATTCCCCTCCCCCGTGTTCCCCCCACGATCCCCTTCACCCCCAACATGTCCTCCCACAGGTGATGACATGTCCAGGGGTGTCACCAGCCCCGGGGGGTGGTCCCCACCTTGGGCAGGCGCTCGGGGTCCCCGGGGTGCCGGGGAATCACTTTCTGCAGTCGCTGGAACCCGTAGTCGATGGTGGGCTCGTTCAGTGCTGGAGGGGGGGCACACACAGGTGTGCATGAGCCTctgcactcacacacacacacacacacacacacacacacacacacacacacacacacacacacacaacgTGTGCCCCTTTCCTGAGAGACTGTGTCGCACCCCGAGGGTCTCAGCCCCATCCTGGGAGCCTGTGCCCTCTTGCAGGGGTCTCACCCCATCCTGGAGGGCTCTGCCCTGTCCCGGGGGTCTCACCCCACGCCAGGGCTCTGTGGCCCACCCTGGGAGGCTCTGTGCCCTGTCCCAGGGGGTGCTGCTCTCTGCCGGGggtgttccccccccccctccccgggggtCTCGGCCTCACCGGTGTAGACGAATCTCCCCGGGGCGCCCTTGCAGAACTGTTTGGATTTGTAGGACAGCGTCACCTCCACCACCCCCGGGATGTGGCGCGGGGGGGTCTGCACCCGGATGGCATGAGGGGTGATGAGCTgcaggggggggacacacacaggcCTAAGCCCGGGGCCAGGGGGGTCCCCCCAGGCCCCCTCCTCATCCGCTACCTCCCCCCCGTACCTCGCTCCACACCAGCATGGTTCCAAAGACCACCTGGAGCCCGTCGAAGAAGTTGTCACCGATGACGATGACAGTGGCCCCGCCCGTGGTCCAGCCCTCGCTGGGGCTGATGGCCTTGATGCAGGGGGTGGCTGCTTCgggtgggggggagagagggCAGCAGTgagtggggggggtggggggcgtgggacagggggctgggggcgagaaggcagagagggggAGAGTGAGAACCGGGCAGTGGAGATGGGGGAGGACGTGGACATAGGGATGGGGGGACATGAGACACAGGAGTATGGGGAAATGGGGACACGGAGAGGGGGAGACAGGTGGGGATATGGTGACATGGATGGACACGGGGGGTCATGGATGACACAGGAGGGACAGGAATATGGATGGAGGGACACAGAAAACATGGGGACATAGGGACACAGGAACATGGAGAGAGGCGACATGGATGGACATGGAGAAACAGGGATATGGATGGGGGACACATGGACAGAGACACGGGCATGGGGACATGGACAGGCATGGGGACACGAGtaacagggacatggggacacagagacacaggTAGGGGTGACATGGGtggacatggggacacaggagggacatggataGACACAGGGACACGGAGAGAGGTGACACAGACGGACGTGGGGACATTGATGGTCTGAggtgggagcaggggatggaggTCCACggggaggggacaggcaggagcaCTGGCTCATCCCCAGTCCCACACACGTGTGTCAGGGCAGGGCACAAGTGTGAGcatgggcagcagctgggggtcTCTCACCTTCGGTGGGGTCGA is part of the Heliangelus exortis chromosome 10, bHelExo1.hap1, whole genome shotgun sequence genome and harbors:
- the LOC139800280 gene encoding transcription factor COE4-like isoform X8, giving the protein MKEEPLPAGLPSVRWLQGTGILDASTAAQSGVGLARAHFEKQPPPNLRKSNFFHFVLAMYDRQGQPVEIERTSFIDFVEKEREQNGEKTNNGIHYRLQLLYSNGLRTEQDLYVRLIDSMSKQAIIYEGQDKNPEMCRVLLTHEIMCSRCCDKKSCGNRNETPSDPVIIDRFFLKFFLKCNQNCLKNAGNPRDMRRFQVVVSTTVSVEGHVLAVSDNMFVHNNSKHGRRARRLDPTEAATPCIKAISPSEGWTTGGATVIVIGDNFFDGLQVVFGTMLVWSELITPHAIRVQTPPRHIPGVVEVTLSYKSKQFCKGAPGRFVYTALNEPTIDYGFQRLQKVIPRHPGDPERLPKEVLLKRAADLVEALYGMQHSNQELILKRAADIAEALYSVPRNPAPPAMMGANSFGSQLATNMGDSPQGAEQGYPRSTGSVSPRGYGGPGSTPQPGGYGGASGIGGYGGGTMAGLGVPGSPSFLNGSTATSPYAIVPASPPLAASSVTLPVGTNVPTPGAGFSFSPVNMISAVKQKSAFAPVVRPQSSPSPACPSALQDPVFEDSDKFHTPSRPLQGLAYS
- the LOC139800280 gene encoding transcription factor COE4-like isoform X7, whose protein sequence is MKEEPLPAGLPSVRWLQGTGILDASTAAQSGVGLARAHFEKQPPPNLRKSNFFHFVLAMYDRQGQPVEIERTSFIDFVEKEREQNGEKTNNGIHYRLQLLYSNGLRTEQDLYVRLIDSMSKQAIIYEGQDKNPEMCRVLLTHEIMCSRCCDKKSCGNRNETPSDPVIIDRFFLKFFLKCNQNCLKNAGNPRDMRRFQVVVSTTVSVEGHVLAVSDNMFVHNNSKHGRRARRLDPTEAATPCIKAISPSEGWTTGGATVIVIGDNFFDGLQVVFGTMLVWSELITPHAIRVQTPPRHIPGVVEVTLSYKSKQFCKGAPGRFVYTALNEPTIDYGFQRLQKVIPRHPGDPERLPKEVLLKRAADLVEALYGMQHSNQELILKRAADIAEALYSVPRNPAPPAMMGANSFGSQLATNMGDSPQGAEQGYPRSTGSVSPRGYGGPGSTPQPGGYGGASGIGGYGGGTMAGLGVPGSPSFLNGSTATSPYAIVPASPPLAASSVTLPVGTNVPTPGAGFSFSPVNMISAVKQKSAFAPVVRPQSSPSPACPSALQGGDTADTLGDKDPVFEDSDKFHTPSRPLQGLAYS
- the LOC139800280 gene encoding transcription factor COE4-like isoform X2 — protein: MFSVQEVLPRGGLPMKEEPLPAGLPSVRWLQGTGILDASTAAQSGVGLARAHFEKQPPPNLRKSNFFHFVLAMYDRQGQPVEIERTSFIDFVEKEREQNGEKTNNGIHYRLQLLYSNGLRTEQDLYVRLIDSMSKQAIIYEGQDKNPEMCRVLLTHEIMCSRCCDKKSCGNRNETPSDPVIIDRFFLKFFLKCNQNCLKNAGNPRDMRRFQVVVSTTVSVEGHVLAVSDNMFVHNNSKHGRRARRLDPTEATPCIKAISPSEGWTTGGATVIVIGDNFFDGLQVVFGTMLVWSELITPHAIRVQTPPRHIPGVVEVTLSYKSKQFCKGAPGRFVYTALNEPTIDYGFQRLQKVIPRHPGDPERLPKEVLLKRAADLVEALYGMQHSNQELILKRAADIAEALYSVPRNPAPPAMMGANSFGSQLATNMGDSPQGAEQGYPRSTGSVSPRGYGGPGSTPQPGGYGGASGIGGYGGGTMAGLGVPGSPSFLNGSTATSPYAIVPASPPLAASSVTLPVGTNVPTPGAGFSFSPVNMISAVKQKSAFAPVVRPQSSPSPACPSALQGGDTADTLGDKDPVFEDSDKFHTPSRPLQGLAYS
- the LOC139800280 gene encoding transcription factor COE4-like isoform X1 codes for the protein MFSVQEVLPRGGLPMKEEPLPAGLPSVRWLQGTGILDASTAAQSGVGLARAHFEKQPPPNLRKSNFFHFVLAMYDRQGQPVEIERTSFIDFVEKEREQNGEKTNNGIHYRLQLLYSNGLRTEQDLYVRLIDSMSKQAIIYEGQDKNPEMCRVLLTHEIMCSRCCDKKSCGNRNETPSDPVIIDRFFLKFFLKCNQNCLKNAGNPRDMRRFQVVVSTTVSVEGHVLAVSDNMFVHNNSKHGRRARRLDPTEAATPCIKAISPSEGWTTGGATVIVIGDNFFDGLQVVFGTMLVWSELITPHAIRVQTPPRHIPGVVEVTLSYKSKQFCKGAPGRFVYTALNEPTIDYGFQRLQKVIPRHPGDPERLPKEVLLKRAADLVEALYGMQHSNQELILKRAADIAEALYSVPRNPAPPAMMGANSFGSQLATNMGDSPQGAEQGYPRSTGSVSPRGYGGPGSTPQPGGYGGASGIGGYGGGTMAGLGVPGSPSFLNGSTATSPYAIVPASPPLAASSVTLPVGTNVPTPGAGFSFSPVNMISAVKQKSAFAPVVRPQSSPSPACPSALQGGDTADTLGDKDPVFEDSDKFHTPSRPLQGLAYS
- the LOC139800280 gene encoding transcription factor COE4-like isoform X4, with translation MFSVQEVLPRGGLPMKEEPLPAGLPSVRWLQGTGILDASTAAQSGVGLARAHFEKQPPPNLRKSNFFHFVLAMYDRQGQPVEIERTSFIDFVEKEREQNGEKTNNGIHYRLQLLYSNGLRTEQDLYVRLIDSMSKQAIIYEGQDKNPEMCRVLLTHEIMCSRCCDKKSCGNRNETPSDPVIIDRFFLKFFLKCNQNCLKNAGNPRDMRRFQVVVSTTVSVEGHVLAVSDNMFVHNNSKHGRRARRLDPTEATPCIKAISPSEGWTTGGATVIVIGDNFFDGLQVVFGTMLVWSELITPHAIRVQTPPRHIPGVVEVTLSYKSKQFCKGAPGRFVYTALNEPTIDYGFQRLQKVIPRHPGDPERLPKEVLLKRAADLVEALYGMQHSNQELILKRAADIAEALYSVPRNPAPPAMMGANSFGSQLATNMGDSPQGAEQGYPRSTGSVSPRGYGGPGSTPQPGGYGGASGIGGYGGGTMAGLGVPGSPSFLNGSTATSPYAIVPASPPLAASSVTLPVGTNVPTPGAGFSFSPVNMISAVKQKSAFAPVVRPQSSPSPACPSALQDPVFEDSDKFHTPSRPLQGLAYS
- the LOC139800280 gene encoding transcription factor COE4-like isoform X6, whose product is MFSVQEVLPRGGLPMKEEPLPAGLPSVRWLQGTGILDASTAAQSGVGLARAHFEKQPPPNLRKSNFFHFVLAMYDRQGQPVEIERTSFIDFVEKEREQNGEKTNNGIHYRLQLLYSNGLRTEQDLYVRLIDSMSKQAIIYEGQDKNPEMCRVLLTHEIMCSRCCDKKSCGNRNETPSDPVIIDRFFLKFFLKCNQNCLKNAGNPRDMRRFQVVVSTTVSVEGHVLAVSDNMFVHNNSKHGRRARRLDPTEATPCIKAISPSEGWTTGGATVIVIGDNFFDGLQVVFGTMLVWSELITPHAIRVQTPPRHIPGVVEVTLSYKSKQFCKGAPGRFVYTALNEPTIDYGFQRLQKVIPRHPGDPERLPKEVLLKRAADLVEALYGMQHSNQELILKRAADIAEALYSVPRNPAPPAMMGANSFGSQLATNMGDSPQGAEQVVPASPPLAASSVTLPVGTNVPTPGAGFSFSPVNMISAVKQKSAFAPVVRPQSSPSPACPSALQGGDTADTLGDKDPVFEDSDKFHTPSRPLQGLAYS
- the LOC139800280 gene encoding transcription factor COE4-like isoform X5 is translated as MFSVQEVLPRGGLPMKEEPLPAGLPSVRWLQGTGILDASTAAQSGVGLARAHFEKQPPPNLRKSNFFHFVLAMYDRQGQPVEIERTSFIDFVEKEREQNGEKTNNGIHYRLQLLYSNGLRTEQDLYVRLIDSMSKQAIIYEGQDKNPEMCRVLLTHEIMCSRCCDKKSCGNRNETPSDPVIIDRFFLKFFLKCNQNCLKNAGNPRDMRRFQVVVSTTVSVEGHVLAVSDNMFVHNNSKHGRRARRLDPTEAATPCIKAISPSEGWTTGGATVIVIGDNFFDGLQVVFGTMLVWSELITPHAIRVQTPPRHIPGVVEVTLSYKSKQFCKGAPGRFVYTALNEPTIDYGFQRLQKVIPRHPGDPERLPKEVLLKRAADLVEALYGMQHSNQELILKRAADIAEALYSVPRNPAPPAMMGANSFGSQLATNMGDSPQGAEQVVPASPPLAASSVTLPVGTNVPTPGAGFSFSPVNMISAVKQKSAFAPVVRPQSSPSPACPSALQGGDTADTLGDKDPVFEDSDKFHTPSRPLQGLAYS
- the LOC139800280 gene encoding transcription factor COE4-like isoform X3, translating into MFSVQEVLPRGGLPMKEEPLPAGLPSVRWLQGTGILDASTAAQSGVGLARAHFEKQPPPNLRKSNFFHFVLAMYDRQGQPVEIERTSFIDFVEKEREQNGEKTNNGIHYRLQLLYSNGLRTEQDLYVRLIDSMSKQAIIYEGQDKNPEMCRVLLTHEIMCSRCCDKKSCGNRNETPSDPVIIDRFFLKFFLKCNQNCLKNAGNPRDMRRFQVVVSTTVSVEGHVLAVSDNMFVHNNSKHGRRARRLDPTEAATPCIKAISPSEGWTTGGATVIVIGDNFFDGLQVVFGTMLVWSELITPHAIRVQTPPRHIPGVVEVTLSYKSKQFCKGAPGRFVYTALNEPTIDYGFQRLQKVIPRHPGDPERLPKEVLLKRAADLVEALYGMQHSNQELILKRAADIAEALYSVPRNPAPPAMMGANSFGSQLATNMGDSPQGAEQGYPRSTGSVSPRGYGGPGSTPQPGGYGGASGIGGYGGGTMAGLGVPGSPSFLNGSTATSPYAIVPASPPLAASSVTLPVGTNVPTPGAGFSFSPVNMISAVKQKSAFAPVVRPQSSPSPACPSALQDPVFEDSDKFHTPSRPLQGLAYS